Proteins from a single region of Pongo abelii isolate AG06213 chromosome 17, NHGRI_mPonAbe1-v2.0_pri, whole genome shotgun sequence:
- the LOC103892990 gene encoding sterile alpha motif domain-containing protein 1-like, protein MARLPGLGRWRGESALPPLLVRGRAGPVAFPGGPQSSWAPAPRRPGQAAPPQRRAAARAAGPPRAPGPPRGRGPLSLGAWLPSPAPTPWAAAEPRGEQEGPPEESGRARTQAPPPEPLCYRSGDDDQGRVVAANLSRGH, encoded by the coding sequence atGGCGCGGTTACCTGGGCTCGGGCGGTGGCGAGGGGAGTCCGCTCTCCCGCCGCTGCTGGTCCGCGGACGCGCCGGGCCCGTAGCTTTCCCCGGCGGCCCGCAGAGCTCCTGGGCCCCCGCCCCGAGGCGTCCCGGCCAGGCCGCCCCTCCTCAGCGCCGCGCCGCTGCCCGCGCGGCCGGACCGCCTCGAGCTCCCGGGCCGCCCCGCGGCAGGGGGCCTCTCTCGCTGGGCGCCTGGCTCCCCTCACCCGCTCCCACCCCCTGGGCGGCCGCGGAGCCTAGGGGAGAGCAGGAAGGGCCTCCCGAGGAGAGCGGGAGGGCGCGAACGCAGGCTCCGCCACCCGAACCGCTCTGTTACCGCAGCGGCGACGACGACCAGGGCCGTGTTGTTGCTGCCAACTTGTCGAGAGGCCACTGA